A genomic segment from Tuwongella immobilis encodes:
- the plsY gene encoding glycerol-3-phosphate 1-O-acyltransferase PlsY, translating into MEPTLAAGLAIGLAYCIGAIPFGYLVGRLKGVNLLQAGSGNIGATNVGRVLGTKYAILVFVLDVLKAVLPVLMVDRLLPRIAPDALTAVGSPAMLRVLVALAAFLGHLFPIYLRFRGGKGVATGVGAVLALAPLPGVVGLLTWAAFLAAFRYVSLASIGATFLLLLTQIVTAPQPFAGESLPVTGFCAVGTLLVVIRHRTNLQRLLQGTESKMKPRPIWDHLQAMQHTLAVGLWAGSVTFFTFIAAPPIFTSFTETVNTAPNDRTANLPLFQTDDAEQLALLRPKLASALAGAAVGPVFPRLFLLQSICAAVALITALGWNRLGGSVQRWRVRLLVLAALLVAVGWPLSDEVTRLRLERLSPDASIAETARKQFGPLHVVSLFGSMITSGLALTVLVLAGRLPARPVESGLSPAGSTAA; encoded by the coding sequence ATGGAACCGACTTTGGCCGCTGGTTTGGCCATCGGCTTGGCGTATTGCATTGGGGCGATTCCGTTTGGGTATCTGGTCGGCCGTCTCAAGGGGGTCAACCTGCTGCAAGCGGGCAGTGGCAACATTGGCGCCACCAATGTCGGCCGCGTGTTGGGCACCAAGTACGCGATTCTGGTGTTCGTGCTGGATGTGCTGAAGGCGGTTCTGCCTGTGCTGATGGTCGATCGGTTGCTGCCGCGAATCGCCCCCGATGCGCTGACGGCGGTGGGATCGCCGGCCATGCTGCGCGTGTTGGTGGCGTTGGCGGCATTCTTGGGGCACCTGTTCCCGATTTATCTGCGATTTCGCGGCGGAAAAGGCGTGGCCACCGGCGTTGGTGCGGTCCTCGCTTTGGCTCCGCTGCCCGGCGTCGTCGGCCTGCTGACCTGGGCGGCATTCTTGGCGGCGTTCCGGTATGTGTCGTTGGCGTCGATCGGTGCGACATTCTTGCTATTGCTCACGCAGATTGTCACCGCGCCGCAACCGTTCGCCGGGGAATCGCTACCCGTCACCGGATTCTGCGCGGTGGGCACGCTGTTGGTGGTGATTCGGCATCGCACCAACTTGCAACGACTCCTGCAGGGGACCGAATCCAAGATGAAGCCGCGGCCCATTTGGGATCATCTGCAAGCGATGCAACATACGCTGGCGGTGGGACTTTGGGCCGGAAGCGTGACGTTCTTCACGTTCATTGCCGCTCCGCCAATCTTCACGTCGTTTACCGAAACCGTGAACACGGCTCCCAATGATCGCACGGCGAATCTGCCATTGTTCCAAACCGACGATGCCGAACAACTGGCGCTGCTGCGTCCGAAGCTGGCCAGCGCGCTGGCGGGGGCGGCCGTCGGGCCGGTGTTCCCTCGATTGTTCTTGCTGCAAAGCATTTGCGCGGCGGTGGCGCTGATTACCGCGCTGGGCTGGAATCGGCTTGGCGGGAGTGTGCAGCGGTGGCGGGTGCGGCTCTTGGTGCTGGCGGCGCTCCTGGTCGCCGTCGGGTGGCCGCTGAGCGATGAAGTCACTCGCTTGCGATTGGAGCGATTGTCACCCGATGCGAGCATTGCCGAGACGGCCCGCAAGCAGTTTGGCCCGTTGCATGTGGTGAGTTTATTCGGCAGCATGATTACCAGCGGATTGGCGCTGACGGTGCTGGTGCTGGCTGGCCGATTGCCCGCGCGGCCCGTCGAATCGGGGTTGTCTCCAGCCGGATCGACCGCCGCTTGA